A genomic window from Oceanobacillus timonensis includes:
- the plsX gene encoding phosphate acyltransferase PlsX — protein sequence MRLAIDAMGGDHAPKEIVLGAMEAVKENKDLQITLYGDENQINPVLTDHQQIKVIHTDERITPEDEPVKAVRRKKNASLVLMAKAVKDGEADACISAGNTGALMSAGLFVVGRIPGIDRPALSPTFPTVDGQGFLMLDVGANVDAKPEHLLQYAIMGSIYVERVRNIKTPRVGLLNVGTEDGKGNDLTKKAFQLLENAPIHFVGNVEARDILNGVADVVVTDGFSGNIALKTMEGVAETIFSLLKDTFMSSAKTKIAAALVKKDLKGIKGRLDYSEYGGAGLFGLRAPVIKAHGSSKSRAITNAVKQAVYMVDNNVTATIQDTIETMGEEEEK from the coding sequence ATGCGATTAGCGATAGATGCAATGGGAGGCGACCATGCACCGAAGGAAATTGTTTTAGGTGCGATGGAAGCTGTCAAAGAAAATAAAGATTTACAAATTACACTTTATGGTGATGAAAACCAGATCAATCCGGTTTTAACGGATCATCAACAAATTAAAGTCATACATACAGACGAAAGAATTACACCAGAGGATGAGCCGGTAAAAGCAGTACGGCGCAAAAAGAATGCTTCGCTTGTATTAATGGCCAAGGCTGTCAAAGACGGTGAAGCAGACGCATGTATTTCTGCGGGGAATACCGGTGCATTAATGAGTGCAGGTTTGTTTGTCGTGGGCAGGATTCCCGGTATTGATCGTCCTGCGCTAAGCCCTACATTTCCGACAGTAGACGGGCAAGGTTTCCTGATGCTGGATGTCGGTGCGAACGTGGACGCTAAGCCGGAACATTTGCTTCAATACGCCATTATGGGTTCCATCTACGTGGAGAGAGTAAGAAATATTAAAACGCCTCGAGTCGGCTTATTAAACGTCGGTACCGAAGATGGAAAAGGAAATGATTTAACGAAAAAAGCTTTTCAGCTTTTAGAAAATGCCCCTATCCATTTTGTAGGAAACGTAGAGGCAAGAGATATATTAAATGGCGTTGCGGATGTTGTCGTGACAGATGGATTTAGCGGGAATATCGCATTAAAAACCATGGAAGGTGTGGCAGAAACAATCTTTTCTCTTTTAAAAGATACGTTTATGTCTTCTGCAAAAACCAAAATTGCTGCTGCTCTTGTCAAAAAAGACCTGAAAGGTATAAAGGGCCGATTAGATTACTCAGAATATGGCGGTGCAGGATTGTTCGGTCTCCGCGCACCGGTTATTAAAGCCCATGGATCCTCAAAAAGCCGGGCAATAACCAATGCGGTTAAACAAGCTGTTTATATGGTAGATAACAATGTAACAGCCACCATTCAAGATACCATTGAAACAATGGGGGAAGAGGAGGAAAAGTAA
- the fapR gene encoding transcription factor FapR, giving the protein MKRSKAERQSLLREKIEESPFVTDEQLAKDFEVSIQTIRLDRMELSIPELRERIKYVATKQWNETVKALPVEEVIGDIIDLELDERAISMLDITSEFVFSRNKIARGHHLFAQANSLAVAVINDELALTAKSSLRFKRQVKEGERVIAKAVIKGKDNRGHTIVEVKSFVNNELVLTGEFFMFHSSESKGE; this is encoded by the coding sequence ATGAAACGCTCAAAAGCAGAACGACAATCATTGTTAAGAGAAAAAATAGAAGAATCTCCATTTGTAACGGACGAGCAGTTAGCGAAAGATTTTGAAGTCAGTATTCAAACCATTCGGTTAGACCGTATGGAGCTCTCTATTCCTGAACTTCGTGAACGGATAAAATATGTGGCTACGAAGCAATGGAATGAGACAGTTAAAGCTTTGCCGGTGGAAGAAGTGATTGGGGATATTATTGATTTGGAATTGGATGAACGGGCTATCTCTATGCTTGATATCACGTCGGAGTTTGTTTTTTCCAGAAATAAGATTGCCAGAGGGCATCATCTGTTTGCCCAGGCGAATTCATTAGCCGTAGCTGTTATTAACGATGAGCTTGCTTTAACAGCAAAATCCAGCCTGCGCTTTAAGAGACAGGTGAAAGAAGGAGAAAGAGTGATTGCCAAAGCGGTTATAAAAGGAAAAGATAACCGTGGACACACCATTGTGGAAGTGAAGAGCTTTGTGAATAACGAGCTTGTGCTTACAGGTGAATTTTTCATGTTTCATTCCAGTGAAAGCAAAGGAGAATAA
- the recG gene encoding ATP-dependent DNA helicase RecG, which yields MNESILEVKGVGEKAAEQLASMHIHEIDDILEYFPYRYDIYEEKPLQELVHDEKVTIKGKVVYDPSLTFFRKNKSRLSFTVEVEGVAVKAIMFNRAFAKKQIQQGQDITLTGKWDARRLQITVSQYKIGKTEEDDSITPVYSLKGDLTSYKFQKILKQVLNAHEQDITEILPASYLENYKLPNRQEAVRTMHFPESRVALKHARRRFIYEEFLLFQLKMQLIRKINRESTKGNAQDFQMDKVEDFISSLPYTLTEAQQAVLTEILKDMKLAYRMNRLLQGDVGSGKTAVAAICLYAAVTAGKQGALMVPTEILAEQHFQSFQSMLEGRASVALLTGSVKGKKRRELTQQIENKEIDVVIGTHALIQEDVLFNDLGLAIVDEQHRFGVAQRRTLRDKGLDPDVLFMTATPIPRTLAITTFGDMDVSIINQLPSGRKEIETLWVKENMFERILDFIQERVKQGEQAYIISPLIEESDKLDIQNAVDLYHQLTAYYDNEMEIGLMHGRLTSAEKDDVMRDFADNKVNVLVSTTVVEVGVNVPNATVMVIYDAERFGLSQLHQLRGRVGRGAKQSYCILIAEPKGEVGKERMRIMSETNDGFELSEQDLQLRGPGDFFGRKQSGMPEFKVADMVHDYRALETARQDAQHIVENNLLQTEDYRYLKEILAEEEGLSAKLD from the coding sequence ATGAACGAATCGATATTAGAAGTGAAAGGTGTCGGCGAAAAAGCAGCAGAGCAACTTGCTTCCATGCATATTCATGAGATAGATGATATATTGGAATATTTCCCGTATCGATACGATATTTATGAGGAAAAACCTTTGCAAGAGCTGGTACATGATGAAAAAGTGACGATTAAAGGGAAGGTGGTTTACGACCCTTCTCTTACTTTTTTTAGGAAAAATAAATCAAGGTTAAGCTTTACGGTAGAAGTGGAAGGTGTTGCTGTTAAAGCGATTATGTTTAACCGGGCATTTGCAAAAAAACAAATTCAGCAAGGGCAGGATATTACATTGACCGGGAAATGGGACGCACGTCGCCTGCAAATCACAGTCAGTCAATATAAAATCGGAAAAACGGAAGAAGATGATTCGATTACTCCTGTTTATTCGCTGAAAGGCGATTTGACTTCTTATAAATTCCAAAAGATATTAAAGCAGGTGCTTAACGCACATGAACAAGATATAACAGAAATATTGCCTGCTTCTTATTTGGAAAATTATAAGCTGCCAAATCGACAAGAAGCAGTAAGAACAATGCATTTTCCAGAGAGCAGGGTTGCTTTAAAACACGCGCGGCGGAGATTTATTTATGAAGAATTTCTGCTGTTTCAGCTTAAGATGCAGTTAATCCGAAAAATAAACCGTGAATCCACGAAAGGAAATGCCCAAGATTTTCAGATGGATAAAGTAGAGGACTTTATCAGCTCGCTGCCTTACACCTTAACAGAGGCACAGCAAGCTGTGTTAACTGAAATCTTAAAGGATATGAAACTTGCTTACCGGATGAATCGGCTGCTTCAAGGAGATGTTGGATCAGGGAAAACAGCAGTTGCGGCGATTTGTTTATATGCTGCTGTTACAGCAGGCAAACAAGGGGCGCTGATGGTCCCTACGGAGATTTTAGCAGAACAGCATTTCCAATCTTTTCAGTCTATGCTGGAAGGTAGAGCTAGCGTTGCCTTGTTAACTGGATCTGTAAAAGGAAAGAAGCGCAGAGAGCTGACACAGCAAATTGAAAATAAAGAAATAGATGTCGTGATTGGAACGCATGCCCTTATTCAGGAAGATGTTTTGTTTAATGATTTAGGACTGGCGATTGTCGATGAGCAGCATCGCTTTGGGGTTGCTCAACGCAGAACATTGCGGGATAAAGGATTGGATCCGGATGTTTTATTTATGACCGCAACCCCGATCCCCAGAACACTTGCGATTACAACGTTTGGTGATATGGATGTATCCATTATTAACCAGCTTCCTTCCGGGAGAAAAGAGATTGAAACGTTATGGGTGAAGGAAAATATGTTTGAACGGATTCTTGATTTTATTCAAGAACGGGTCAAGCAAGGGGAACAAGCATATATTATCAGCCCGTTGATCGAGGAGTCGGATAAATTAGATATTCAAAACGCCGTTGACCTGTATCATCAACTGACAGCTTACTATGATAATGAAATGGAGATCGGCTTAATGCATGGGCGTCTAACCTCTGCAGAGAAAGATGACGTCATGCGTGATTTTGCTGATAATAAAGTGAATGTGCTAGTCTCTACAACGGTCGTAGAAGTAGGTGTGAATGTTCCCAATGCCACCGTGATGGTGATTTATGATGCGGAGCGTTTCGGTCTGTCACAACTGCATCAGCTCAGGGGACGTGTCGGCAGAGGAGCAAAGCAAAGCTATTGTATTCTTATCGCAGAACCTAAGGGAGAAGTCGGGAAAGAGCGTATGCGGATTATGTCAGAAACAAATGATGGATTTGAATTATCCGAACAAGACTTGCAATTGCGTGGTCCGGGCGACTTTTTCGGCAGAAAACAAAGCGGTATGCCGGAATTTAAAGTAGCTGATATGGTGCATGATTACAGAGCACTCGAAACAGCAAGACAAGATGCACAGCATATTGTTGAAAACAATTTATTGCAAACTGAAGATTATAGGTACTTAAAAGAAATATTAGCAGAAGAAGAGGGGCTTTCGGCAAAGCTGGATTAA
- the sdaAA gene encoding L-serine ammonia-lyase, iron-sulfur-dependent, subunit alpha, whose translation MFRTVAELVEKAKTENISISEVMIRQEMDVKEKTREEVFAEMEKNLTVMENAVEDALKGVQSVTGLTGGDAVKVQKYMKEKTPLSGNLMMDAVSKAMGTNEVNAAMGIICATPTAGSAGCVPGTLFAVKEQLNPTREDMIRYLFTSGAFGFVVANNAFISGAAGGCQAEVGSAGAMASAAIVEMAGGTPEQSAHAFAMTLKNMLGLVCDPVAGLVEVPCVKRNAGGSSLAIVSADMALAGVESRIPCDEVIGAMYRIGKQMPSSLRETGEGGLADTPTGRFLKEKIFGVSV comes from the coding sequence ATGTTTAGAACAGTTGCGGAGTTAGTAGAGAAAGCAAAAACAGAAAACATTTCTATTTCAGAAGTGATGATACGTCAGGAAATGGACGTGAAAGAGAAAACGAGAGAAGAAGTTTTTGCCGAAATGGAGAAAAACCTTACCGTTATGGAAAATGCGGTGGAAGATGCTTTAAAAGGAGTCCAATCGGTAACGGGACTCACCGGCGGAGACGCGGTGAAAGTACAGAAGTACATGAAAGAAAAAACGCCATTATCCGGGAATCTTATGATGGATGCTGTCAGTAAAGCAATGGGAACCAATGAAGTCAATGCAGCCATGGGCATCATTTGCGCAACACCGACTGCTGGAAGCGCCGGTTGTGTGCCAGGGACGCTGTTTGCGGTGAAGGAACAGTTAAACCCGACGCGAGAAGATATGATTCGTTATTTATTTACTTCGGGGGCCTTTGGTTTTGTTGTGGCTAATAATGCATTTATTTCCGGTGCGGCAGGTGGATGCCAAGCGGAAGTTGGTTCAGCGGGCGCCATGGCTTCTGCGGCGATTGTCGAAATGGCAGGAGGTACGCCGGAACAATCGGCGCATGCTTTCGCAATGACATTAAAAAATATGCTCGGTCTGGTCTGTGACCCAGTAGCAGGTTTGGTAGAAGTTCCATGCGTGAAGCGAAATGCAGGAGGCTCGTCCCTTGCGATTGTGTCTGCTGATATGGCGCTGGCAGGAGTGGAAAGCCGTATTCCTTGTGATGAAGTAATCGGTGCGATGTACCGCATCGGGAAACAGATGCCGTCTTCTTTGCGTGAAACGGGTGAAGGCGGATTGGCTGATACACCAACGGGACGATTTTTAAAGGAAAAAATCTTTGGAGTATCTGTTTAA
- the sdaAB gene encoding L-serine ammonia-lyase, iron-sulfur-dependent subunit beta yields the protein MKYNSVFDIIGPVMVGPSSSHTAGAARIGKAARNLFGKQPTWARIHLYESFAKTYRGHGTDFALAGGLLDMETDDPQINKALELAKEKGLDIEFIEDSAAVNHPNTVRILIGDGKEQQELMGISVGGGKVEITELNGFELRLSGNHPAILIMHNDRYGAIASVTKILAKYEVNIGHMEVNRKDVGKEALMVIEVDQNVDDTILQELEAADHIISIAKIVS from the coding sequence ATGAAATATAATTCCGTATTTGATATTATCGGCCCGGTCATGGTGGGTCCATCCAGTTCACATACGGCCGGTGCTGCCCGGATTGGAAAAGCAGCCCGGAATCTGTTTGGAAAACAGCCGACGTGGGCAAGAATACATCTTTATGAGTCTTTTGCCAAAACCTATCGGGGCCATGGAACAGACTTTGCACTTGCTGGTGGTCTGTTAGACATGGAAACGGATGACCCGCAAATAAATAAGGCATTAGAGCTGGCAAAAGAAAAAGGTTTGGACATCGAGTTTATAGAAGATAGTGCGGCGGTAAATCATCCCAATACGGTCCGTATCCTTATTGGAGATGGAAAAGAACAGCAGGAGCTGATGGGAATATCTGTCGGTGGCGGAAAAGTGGAGATTACAGAATTGAACGGTTTTGAACTTCGATTATCCGGGAACCATCCGGCTATTTTAATTATGCACAATGATCGTTACGGTGCGATTGCGTCTGTAACGAAAATTTTAGCAAAATATGAAGTGAATATCGGCCATATGGAAGTGAACCGGAAAGATGTGGGTAAAGAGGCGCTGATGGTAATTGAGGTAGATCAGAATGTAGATGATACTATCCTGCAGGAACTCGAGGCTGCTGATCATATTATCTCTATTGCGAAGATTGTAAGTTAA
- a CDS encoding DAK2 domain-containing protein translates to MGLEKIDAALLSQMVLTGAYHLSNNAQKIDALNVFPVPDGDTGTNMNLTITSGANEVKKIETDKVYEVTSTFSKGLLMGARGNSGVILSQIFRGFAKACEGKKELDVKDFAQGFEGSVNAAYKAVMKPVEGTILTVAKDAGNKAMEIADNGLDIIAFMEEILKEAKASLKRTPDLLPVLKEVGVVDSGGQGLVTIYEGFLAALKGEELPGESDAATKMDEMINAEHHKVTQDFMDTEDIVYGYCTEFMVKLEDEKLKEHPFDETTFRNELSEWGDSLLVVSDDDIVKVHVHAEAPGTCLNLGQQYGSLINLKIENMREQHTAIVGDKGDKKETPKEKSAYGVVTVAMGNGLKELFENLGVAVVIEGGQTMNPSTQDITDAVKKANAENIIVLPNNKNIQMAAEQAAELAGDHVRVVPTKTIPQGISAMLAFHPEASLEENKAAMEEAGKQVRSGQITYAIRDTQIDGIDIAKGHFMGIDEGKIVTTHKEKQQAAEALIDQMISDDAEILTILFGEDVSEEEVEALESYVEEKYDEIEVEVHQGEQPIYSYIFSVE, encoded by the coding sequence GTGGGACTTGAAAAAATTGATGCAGCGTTGCTATCTCAGATGGTACTGACAGGAGCTTACCATCTCTCGAATAATGCACAAAAAATTGACGCATTAAACGTCTTCCCGGTTCCAGATGGGGATACCGGGACAAACATGAATTTAACCATCACTTCCGGGGCAAATGAAGTGAAAAAAATAGAAACAGATAAAGTATATGAAGTGACTAGTACTTTTTCAAAAGGGTTGTTAATGGGAGCCAGAGGAAATTCCGGTGTGATATTATCGCAAATTTTTCGCGGCTTTGCAAAAGCTTGCGAAGGGAAAAAAGAACTTGATGTCAAAGATTTCGCACAGGGGTTTGAAGGCTCTGTCAATGCAGCTTATAAAGCTGTAATGAAACCGGTGGAAGGAACCATTCTTACCGTAGCAAAAGATGCAGGAAATAAAGCTATGGAAATAGCGGATAATGGGTTGGATATTATTGCTTTTATGGAAGAAATATTAAAAGAAGCAAAAGCATCACTGAAACGTACCCCTGATTTATTGCCTGTTCTTAAAGAAGTTGGGGTAGTGGATTCCGGTGGACAAGGCTTAGTAACGATTTACGAAGGATTTCTGGCTGCATTGAAAGGGGAAGAACTCCCTGGAGAATCGGATGCCGCTACGAAAATGGACGAAATGATTAATGCAGAGCACCATAAAGTAACGCAGGATTTCATGGACACCGAAGATATTGTATACGGATATTGTACAGAGTTCATGGTGAAGTTAGAAGATGAAAAATTAAAAGAACATCCCTTTGATGAGACAACTTTCCGCAATGAATTAAGTGAGTGGGGAGATTCCCTTCTTGTGGTTTCCGACGATGATATTGTAAAGGTACATGTTCATGCCGAAGCACCGGGGACATGCTTAAATCTGGGACAACAATATGGCAGCTTGATCAACTTGAAAATTGAAAATATGCGGGAGCAGCATACGGCGATTGTCGGTGATAAAGGCGATAAAAAAGAAACGCCGAAAGAAAAATCGGCTTATGGAGTAGTTACCGTGGCCATGGGGAATGGGCTAAAGGAATTATTTGAAAACCTTGGCGTTGCTGTGGTTATTGAAGGTGGACAAACCATGAACCCTAGTACGCAAGATATAACGGATGCGGTGAAAAAAGCAAACGCAGAAAACATCATTGTGCTTCCCAACAATAAGAATATTCAAATGGCAGCTGAGCAAGCTGCTGAATTGGCCGGTGATCATGTTCGGGTTGTTCCAACCAAAACAATCCCTCAAGGAATTAGCGCGATGCTGGCATTCCATCCCGAGGCTTCGTTAGAGGAGAATAAAGCAGCCATGGAAGAAGCAGGGAAGCAGGTACGAAGCGGTCAAATTACGTATGCGATTCGAGATACACAAATTGATGGAATTGATATTGCCAAAGGACATTTTATGGGGATAGATGAAGGCAAAATTGTAACCACACATAAGGAAAAACAACAAGCAGCGGAAGCTCTTATTGATCAAATGATTTCGGACGACGCTGAGATACTGACAATTCTTTTTGGAGAAGATGTGTCAGAAGAAGAAGTCGAAGCGTTGGAATCTTATGTGGAAGAGAAATATGATGAAATAGAAGTGGAAGTTCATCAAGGCGAACAGCCAATTTATTCCTATATTTTCTCTGTTGAATAA
- a CDS encoding Asp23/Gls24 family envelope stress response protein, whose protein sequence is MSIELHTNDGLVTITTDVIATIAGGTAVECYGIVGMASKSQIKDNIAEILRKENYAKGIVVRQEDGKLHIDLYIIVSYGTKISEVAHNVQSQVKYTLSQSLGLEIDSVNIYIQGVRVEKD, encoded by the coding sequence ATGTCAATTGAGTTGCATACAAACGATGGACTCGTTACGATAACAACAGATGTTATTGCCACAATAGCCGGTGGAACAGCTGTGGAGTGCTATGGAATTGTCGGAATGGCATCTAAAAGCCAAATTAAAGATAATATTGCTGAAATACTACGAAAAGAAAATTATGCTAAAGGGATTGTTGTCCGTCAGGAAGATGGAAAATTACATATTGACTTGTATATTATTGTCAGTTATGGTACTAAAATTTCCGAAGTAGCACATAATGTACAATCACAAGTGAAATATACACTCAGCCAGTCCCTGGGCTTAGAAATTGATTCGGTAAATATATATATCCAGGGTGTCCGTGTAGAAAAGGACTAG
- the rpmB gene encoding 50S ribosomal protein L28, translated as MAKKCVVTGRKTRSGNHRSHAMNSNKRNFKANVQKVRIMVDGKPKKVYVSARALKSGKVERV; from the coding sequence ATGGCTAAAAAATGTGTTGTAACTGGACGCAAGACTCGTAGTGGTAACCACCGCTCTCACGCTATGAATTCCAACAAACGTAATTTTAAAGCAAATGTACAAAAAGTACGTATTATGGTAGATGGAAAACCGAAAAAAGTATATGTATCTGCTCGTGCATTAAAATCAGGCAAAGTAGAACGTGTATAA
- the spoVM gene encoding stage V sporulation protein SpoVM, with protein sequence MKFYTIKLPKFVGGFVKVVIGVFKKDK encoded by the coding sequence ATGAAATTCTATACGATTAAGCTTCCTAAGTTTGTAGGTGGATTTGTGAAAGTGGTTATTGGTGTATTTAAAAAAGATAAGTAA
- a CDS encoding thiamine diphosphokinase, translating to MKCAGIVGNGPRKYLPPLLNYQNEMDFWVGADRGAFYLAEQGLPIDIATGDFDSVSAAEYAVIEKHAAHFDQHPSMKNQTDLEIAVDAAIANGADQLFFFGVTGGRTDHTLMNIQLLYPLLQQGKRAVMIDNGNYIEIVAPGSYPVDSEGYAYISFLPFTPEVSGLTLKGFLYPLENQTIRWGSSLCISNELSQKKGTFSFHKGILILVKSYDAV from the coding sequence ATGAAGTGTGCCGGAATTGTCGGAAATGGTCCGAGAAAATATTTGCCGCCTCTTTTAAACTACCAAAATGAAATGGATTTCTGGGTAGGCGCTGACCGCGGAGCATTTTATCTGGCGGAACAGGGGCTTCCGATTGATATAGCGACCGGAGATTTTGATTCGGTCTCTGCTGCTGAATATGCTGTGATTGAAAAGCATGCCGCCCATTTTGATCAGCATCCATCAATGAAGAATCAAACGGATTTGGAAATAGCGGTGGATGCAGCAATAGCAAATGGAGCGGATCAATTGTTCTTTTTCGGTGTCACAGGAGGCAGGACGGACCATACGTTAATGAATATTCAATTGCTTTACCCGTTATTACAACAGGGAAAGCGTGCTGTTATGATAGATAATGGCAATTATATAGAAATAGTTGCGCCGGGAAGTTATCCTGTTGATTCTGAAGGTTATGCTTATATTTCTTTTTTGCCATTTACCCCTGAAGTATCCGGCCTAACACTAAAGGGTTTCTTATATCCTCTGGAGAATCAAACGATACGTTGGGGATCTTCTTTATGCATATCTAATGAGCTTAGTCAAAAAAAAGGTACTTTTTCTTTTCATAAAGGCATACTAATACTAGTAAAGAGTTATGATGCAGTTTAA
- the rpe gene encoding ribulose-phosphate 3-epimerase — protein MTKIAPSILSADFAKLGEEIKDVESGGADYIHVDVMDGHFVPNITIGPLIADAIKPITNLPLDVHLMIENPDAYIPQFAKSASIITVHQEACVHLHRTLQLIRSYDVKPGVVINPGTPAEMIKPILTEVDLVLLMTVNPGFGGQAFIKDVISKVAQIAAWRDEMGLDFEIEIDGGVNEETAPICTANGADVLVAGSAIFNQENRKEAMDTIRASAEK, from the coding sequence ATGACAAAAATAGCACCTTCTATTTTATCAGCAGATTTTGCGAAGTTAGGGGAAGAAATTAAAGATGTGGAAAGCGGCGGAGCGGATTATATCCATGTTGATGTGATGGATGGGCATTTCGTTCCCAATATTACAATCGGTCCTTTAATAGCAGATGCTATTAAACCCATTACGAACCTTCCATTGGATGTTCATTTAATGATAGAAAACCCGGATGCATATATACCACAATTTGCAAAAAGTGCATCGATTATTACGGTTCATCAGGAAGCATGTGTCCATTTGCACCGGACATTACAATTGATTCGTTCCTATGATGTAAAACCCGGAGTGGTCATTAATCCAGGAACACCAGCAGAAATGATTAAACCCATTTTAACAGAAGTGGATCTTGTTTTGTTAATGACTGTTAATCCAGGTTTTGGCGGACAAGCATTTATTAAAGATGTCATTTCTAAAGTTGCCCAAATTGCAGCATGGCGGGATGAAATGGGATTAGATTTTGAAATAGAAATCGATGGCGGCGTCAATGAAGAGACAGCTCCAATTTGTACAGCAAATGGGGCAGATGTGTTAGTTGCCGGTAGTGCTATTTTTAATCAGGAAAACCGCAAAGAAGCAATGGATACCATTCGTGCGAGTGCAGAGAAATAA
- the rsgA gene encoding ribosome small subunit-dependent GTPase A, with protein MATGRIIKALSGFYYVQSNKGVYACKGRGLFRNKKITPLVGDYVEFEVRNEDEGYIMKVRDRSNELIRPPVANINQVCIVNAATSPDFNPLLLDRFLVLIEFKHIEPIIFITKMDLATQEEKERVKEYQAAYQDIGYEVKLLSSKEPEWICEVLPYFKDKVSVFAGQSGVGKSSLLNTLDPNLFLETAEISKSLGRGKHTTRHVELLTIGEGLVADTPGFSVLEFSDLETEDLGVCFPEIRRYMPGCKFRGCLHDKEPKCAVKAAVHDGDIAAFRYQHYLRFLEEIKTRKPRY; from the coding sequence ATGGCAACAGGCAGAATCATTAAAGCATTAAGCGGCTTCTACTATGTACAGTCGAATAAGGGAGTTTATGCTTGCAAAGGCAGAGGTTTGTTCCGGAATAAAAAGATTACCCCTTTAGTTGGCGACTATGTGGAATTTGAAGTTCGTAATGAGGATGAAGGCTATATAATGAAAGTAAGAGACAGGTCGAATGAACTTATTCGGCCTCCTGTTGCCAATATTAATCAGGTGTGCATCGTCAATGCAGCTACCTCTCCGGATTTCAATCCATTATTACTTGATCGATTCCTTGTTCTGATTGAATTCAAACACATTGAGCCAATCATTTTTATTACAAAAATGGATTTGGCTACACAAGAAGAAAAGGAAAGAGTAAAGGAATATCAAGCAGCTTATCAGGACATTGGCTATGAAGTGAAATTGTTATCATCGAAGGAACCGGAGTGGATTTGTGAAGTATTACCGTATTTCAAGGATAAAGTTTCTGTTTTTGCGGGCCAGTCCGGGGTTGGGAAATCATCCTTACTAAATACCCTGGATCCGAATCTGTTTTTAGAAACTGCAGAGATTTCCAAAAGTCTTGGAAGAGGGAAACATACAACCAGGCATGTGGAGCTTTTAACAATCGGAGAAGGTCTGGTGGCTGATACTCCTGGATTTAGTGTGTTAGAGTTTTCGGATTTAGAGACAGAGGATTTGGGCGTCTGCTTTCCAGAGATAAGACGTTATATGCCCGGCTGTAAGTTTCGAGGCTGCCTGCATGATAAAGAACCTAAATGTGCCGTAAAAGCAGCTGTTCATGATGGAGACATCGCTGCATTCAGGTATCAGCATTATTTACGATTTTTAGAAGAGATTAAAACAAGAAAGCCGAGGTATTAA